From Ciona intestinalis unplaced genomic scaffold, KH HT001166.1, whole genome shotgun sequence, the proteins below share one genomic window:
- the LOC100186294 gene encoding uncharacterized protein LOC100186294 isoform X2, translating into MSDRDQNLKRKMSTGGRNIPGLTEPPPKLSKNAKKRQRKKEKALKAEKEETKLNIDAANKKSESNDVVDDNGGKNEKEVKEKTGQSCPTNARSSSKDNLNGRGTSYDRSGGDKEKEGSVAKSGRSRSRDRSSSNSLKERKSKEREREGEKDGKKGYNENKGSSSHSEDKRRDSSADGRHWHKGGSSSRNRSGERGRDGYHGGGGGGARQNHQRVQGRDYRQQQGHYGGQQNHNQQPQNYQRGGGYGGRQQHQRVQGGDYKQQGQHGGYQQRGHGYSGRGNNMNRGGGYAQSNWQGQMVNYVASGQPMVQHDKPYGPQPPSQYEPQYTEFDVSKELVRIVRHGKYNQQIQMDAEGYVFVNDILTCKRFYDQFPGVNELYIEKIVESNDKKRFELKFEEGVGWKIKAAQGHTVKIENRSLRPITNPAEFPVVIHGTYWENWEFIKVNGLNRMGRNHIHFAPGLPNEVVSGMRKSCEVAIYINMTQALKDGFKFFQSSNQVILTEGDEKGRIHPKYFLKVVQLYPRKGIKFEIPPEYSDEKSKSNEENKSEKPKQVKGN; encoded by the exons ATGAGTGACAGGGATCAAAAtcttaaaagaaaaatgagCACAGGTGGTAGAAACATTCCAGGATTGACCGAACCTCCTCCAAAGCTAagcaaaaatgcaaaaaaaagacaaaggAAAAAGGAAAAGGCATTAAAAgcagaaaaagaagaaactaaattaaatatcGATGCAGCAAATAAGAAATCAGAGTCAAATGATGTGGTTGACGATAATGGTGGAAAAAATGAGAAAGAGGTGAAAGAAAAAACGGGACAATCATGCCCCACAAATGCAAGATCTTCTTCTAAGGATAATCTAAATGGTCGTGGAACATCTTATGATCGTAGCGGTGGGGATAAAGAGAAAGAAGGGAGTGTGGCAAAAAGTGGGCGAAGCAGGTCAAGAGATCGAAGTTCAAGTAATTCTTTAAAGGAGAGGAAGAGTAAAGAAAGAGAAAGGGAAGGAGAGAAGGATGGGAAGAAGGGATATAATGAGAATAAGGGTTCTTCTTCTCACAGTGAAGATAAAAGGAGAGATTCTTCAGCTGATGGCCGGCATTGGCATAAGGGTGGAAGTTCAAGTAGGAACAGATCTGGTGAAAGGGGTAGAGATGGTTATcatggtggtggtggtggtggtgcgAG GCAAAATCATCAGAGAGTCCAAGGTAGAGACTACAGACAACAACAAGGACATTATGGTGGCCAACAAAACCACAACCAACAACCACAGAATTACCAAAGGGGAGGTGGGTATGGTGGGAGGCAACAACATCAGAGAGTCCAAGGTGGAGACTACAAACAACAAGGACAACATGGTGGTTACCAACAAAGGGGACATGGGTATAGTGGGAGGGGGAATAATATGAATAGAGGAGGTGGTTATGCTCAGAGTAATTGGCAAGGACAGATGGTTAATTATGTTGCATCTGGTCAACCAATGGTACAGCATGATAAACCATATGGACCACAACCCCCATCTCAATATGAACCTCAATACACAGAGTTTGATGTCTCAAAGGAATTGGTTCGAATTGTTCGCCACGGAAAATATAATCAGCAAATTCAGATGGATGCGGAAGGATATGTGTTTGTCAATGATATTCTGACTTGTAAAAGGTTTTATGACCAATTTCCAGGAGTGAATGAGTTATATATCGAGAAGATTGTTGAATCGAACGACAAGAAGCGGTTTGAGTTGAAGTTTGAGGAGGGAGTTGGTTGGAAGATCAAGGCAGCGCAAGGACACACGGTGAAAATTGAGAATCGATCATTGAGGCCGATAACTAATCCTGCAGAGTTTCCTGTTGTTATACATGGGACATACTGGGAGAACTGGGAGTTTATTAAAGTGAATGGTTTGAACAGGATGGGGAGAAATCATATCCACTTCGCACCTGGGTTGCCAAATGAGGTTGTGAGTGGGATGAGAAAGTCGTGCGAAGTTgccatatatattaatatgacTCAAGCTTTGAAAGATGGCTTCAAGTTCTTCCAGTCCAGTAACCAAGTTATTTTAACGGAGGGAGATGAAAAAGGGAGAATTCAtccaaagtattttttaaaagtagtgCAGCTGTATCCACGCAAAGGGATTAAGTTTGAAATCCCACCCGAATATTCCGACGAAAAAAGCAAAAGTAATGAAGAAAACAAGAGTGAAAAACCAAAGCAAGTTAAAGGAAACtga
- the LOC100186294 gene encoding uncharacterized protein LOC100186294 isoform X1, translating to MSDRDQNLKRKMSTGGRNIPGLTEPPPKLSKNAKKRQRKKEKALKAEKEETKLNIDAANKKSESNDVVDDNGGKNEKEVKEKTGQSCPTNARSSSKDNLNGRGTSYDRSGGDKEKEGSVAKSGRSRSRDRSSSNSLKERKSKEREREGEKDGKKGYNENKGSSSHSEDKRRDSSADGRHWHKGGSSSRNRSGERGRDGYHGGGGGGGGGGSARQNHQRVQGRDYRQQQGHYGGQQNHNQQPQNYQRGGGYGGRQQHQRVQGGDYKQQGQHGGYQQRGHGYSGRGNNMNRGGGYAQSNWQGQMVNYVASGQPMVQHDKPYGPQPPSQYEPQYTEFDVSKELVRIVRHGKYNQQIQMDAEGYVFVNDILTCKRFYDQFPGVNELYIEKIVESNDKKRFELKFEEGVGWKIKAAQGHTVKIENRSLRPITNPAEFPVVIHGTYWENWEFIKVNGLNRMGRNHIHFAPGLPNEVVSGMRKSCEVAIYINMTQALKDGFKFFQSSNQVILTEGDEKGRIHPKYFLKVVQLYPRKGIKFEIPPEYSDEKSKSNEENKSEKPKQVKGN from the exons ATGAGTGACAGGGATCAAAAtcttaaaagaaaaatgagCACAGGTGGTAGAAACATTCCAGGATTGACCGAACCTCCTCCAAAGCTAagcaaaaatgcaaaaaaaagacaaaggAAAAAGGAAAAGGCATTAAAAgcagaaaaagaagaaactaaattaaatatcGATGCAGCAAATAAGAAATCAGAGTCAAATGATGTGGTTGACGATAATGGTGGAAAAAATGAGAAAGAGGTGAAAGAAAAAACGGGACAATCATGCCCCACAAATGCAAGATCTTCTTCTAAGGATAATCTAAATGGTCGTGGAACATCTTATGATCGTAGCGGTGGGGATAAAGAGAAAGAAGGGAGTGTGGCAAAAAGTGGGCGAAGCAGGTCAAGAGATCGAAGTTCAAGTAATTCTTTAAAGGAGAGGAAGAGTAAAGAAAGAGAAAGGGAAGGAGAGAAGGATGGGAAGAAGGGATATAATGAGAATAAGGGTTCTTCTTCTCACAGTGAAGATAAAAGGAGAG ATTCTTCAGCTGATGGCCGGCATTGGCATAAGGGTGGAAGTTCAAGTAGGAACAGATCTGGTGAAAGGGGTAGAGATGGTTATcatggtggtggtggtggtggtggcgGTGGTGGTAGTGCGAGGCAAAATCATCAGAGAGTCCAAGGTAGAGACTACAGACAACAACAAGGACATTATGGTGGCCAACAAAACCACAACCAACAACCACAGAATTACCAAAGGGGAGGTGGGTATGGTGGGAGGCAACAACATCAGAGAGTCCAAGGTGGAGACTACAAACAACAAGGACAACATGGTGGTTACCAACAAAGGGGACATGGGTATAGTGGGAGGGGGAATAATATGAATAGAGGAGGTGGTTATGCTCAGAGTAATTGGCAAGGACAGATGGTTAATTATGTTGCATCTGGTCAACCAATGGTACAGCATGATAAACCATATGGACCACAACCCCCATCTCAATATGAACCTCAATACACAGAGTTTGATGTCTCAAAGGAATTGGTTCGAATTGTTCGCCACGGAAAATATAATCAGCAAATTCAGATGGATGCGGAAGGATATGTGTTTGTCAATGATATTCTGACTTGTAAAAGGTTTTATGACCAATTTCCAGGAGTGAATGAGTTATATATCGAGAAGATTGTTGAATCGAACGACAAGAAGCGGTTTGAGTTGAAGTTTGAGGAGGGAGTTGGTTGGAAGATCAAGGCAGCGCAAGGACACACGGTGAAAATTGAGAATCGATCATTGAGGCCGATAACTAATCCTGCAGAGTTTCCTGTTGTTATACATGGGACATACTGGGAGAACTGGGAGTTTATTAAAGTGAATGGTTTGAACAGGATGGGGAGAAATCATATCCACTTCGCACCTGGGTTGCCAAATGAGGTTGTGAGTGGGATGAGAAAGTCGTGCGAAGTTgccatatatattaatatgacTCAAGCTTTGAAAGATGGCTTCAAGTTCTTCCAGTCCAGTAACCAAGTTATTTTAACGGAGGGAGATGAAAAAGGGAGAATTCAtccaaagtattttttaaaagtagtgCAGCTGTATCCACGCAAAGGGATTAAGTTTGAAATCCCACCCGAATATTCCGACGAAAAAAGCAAAAGTAATGAAGAAAACAAGAGTGAAAAACCAAAGCAAGTTAAAGGAAACtga